A stretch of Gasterosteus aculeatus chromosome 4, fGasAcu3.hap1.1, whole genome shotgun sequence DNA encodes these proteins:
- the brd8b gene encoding bromodomain-containing protein 8 isoform X2 yields MASGIGKHKIQNVGPTEPWSVREKLCLASSVMRSGDQNWVSVSRAIKPFSEPGRPADWFSQKHCASQYSELLEATEAPKRKRGEKGEVVETIEDVIVRRLTTERIEELKKLLRDTQEQYRKLKKEVDLIQTGHMDSQLKELWTEITLKKKQAEEEAEQKRKATETAFHARQAMKNTPKRHPSVTVRSPLGASPPSVDPPAESLVPATPMDTGGAASDDTPTTTTTSTTMTTPTTHSAQGIAVFLPALDAPGPGPKDGGPAPQIDDSPQKRLLTQKSTPPPSPLLSELLKKGNLISASPRLVGEGDTVGSLTNGVQTATAATALPPGHAVICESEAAVKAELSEEAGLVEEDLVAVSYMGDELDLATVGDIIAIIEEKVDDSVEALDAAAVEAALSLCEEAVSEGHTLPGPWETQELKASDPEPALQDSDHSQEPQDEVAVSALIPAAVETQQQAETKGEHLKGNCDGPEVTGSDVTSPVASDDGATGSEVTEEGPAGKEAAEATVKIEGEEWSQPEPNPPCLDSEDSSVSGKESKEVKEEEAGSEGYPEEGIELKEECGEGEGPYLSEVERAASESEDGYGPPSQRYTADSLASSPASSSQLSTCGEDQEAVQAQKIWKKAIMLVWRAAANHRYASVFLQPVSDDIAPGYHSIVHRPMDLSAIKKNIESGVIRTTAEFQRDIMLMFQNAVMYNSSDHDVYHMALEMQRDVLEHVQQFLATQLIMQTSESAISAKSLRGREGNRKPGEAAEKDSVPMASPAFLLSLFVSIQVLPQISPEPGHATHTLASKQRNTHTHTL; encoded by the exons ATGGCGAGCGGTATCGGCA AACACAAGATCCAGAATGTGGGACCAACAGAGCCCTGGTCCGTCAGGGAGAAACTGTGCCTGGCCTCCTCTGTTATGAGGAGTGGCGACCAAAACTG GGTGTCTGTGAGTAGAGCCATCAAGCCCTTCTCGGAGCCCGGCCGTCCAGCGGACTGGTTCTCACAGAAG caCTGTGCCTCACAATACTccgagctgctggaggccaCAGAAGCACCCAA GCGTAAGCGGGGTGAGAAAGGTGAGGTCGTCGAAACCATTGAAGACGTCATTGTGCGTAGGCTGACCACAGAGAGGATAGAGGAACTCAAAAAACTACTGCGAGACACACAGGAGCAGTACAG GAAGTTGAAGAAAGAGGTGGATCTGATACAGACGGGTCACATGGACTCCCAGCTGAAGGAGCTGTGGACGGAGATCACACT AAAGAAGAAGCAGGCCGAGGAGGAAGCCGAACAGAAGAGGAAAGCCACAGAAACCGCGTTCCACG CTCGCCAGGCCATGAAAAACACACCCAAGCGTCACCCCAGTGTAACCGTACGTTCTCCGCTGGGTGCCAGCCCCCCCAGCGTGGACCCTCCGGCGGAGTCCTTGGTCCCCGCGACGCCCATGGATACTGGAGGTGCTGCCTCCGATgacacccccaccaccaccactacctCCACCACCATGACTACACCCACCACCCACTCG GCCCAGGGGATCGCAGTCTTCCTGCCAGCGCTGGATGCTCCAGGCCCTGGGCCCAAAGATGGAGGCCCAGCCCCTCAAATAGATGATTCGCCACAGAAGAGGCTCTTAACCCAGAAGTCCACGCCGCCGCCctcccctctcctgtcggaACTGCTGAAGAAGGGCAACCTCATCTCGGCCAGCCCCCGCCTG GTCGGGGAGGGAGACACTGTTGGAAGCCTCACCAATGGAGTTCAGACAGCCACTGCAGCCACTGCCTTACCACCGGGCCACGCAGTCATCTGCG agagTGAAGCTGCAGTGAAGGCAGAGCTCAGTGAGGAGGCGGGGTTAGTAGAAGAGGACCTTGTGGCAGTGTCCTACATGGGAGATGAGTTGGACCTGGCGACAGTGGGGGACATCATTGCCATCATAGAGGAgaag GTCGACGACTCTGTTGAGGCCTTGGATGCAGCGGCGGTGGAAGCAGCTCTCTCCCTGTGCGAAGAGGCCGTCTCAGAAGGACACACCCTCCCCGGCCCCTGGGAGACCCAGGAGCTGAAGGCTTCGGACCCGGAACCCGCGCTGCAAGACTCCGACCACAGTCAGGAGCCTCAGGATGAGGTCGCCGTGTCCGCCCTGATCCCTGCAGCCGTAGAGACCCAGCAGCAAGCGGAAACCAAAGGAGAACATCTCAAGGGAAACTGTGATGGACCTGAAGTAACAGGAAGCGATGTCACCTCTCCGGTCGCGTCGGACGAtggtgcaacaggaagtgaggtcACGGAGGAGGGGCCGGCAGGGAAGGAGGCCGCTGAGGCGACGGTTAAGATTGAGGGGGAGGAGTGGAGCCAGCCGGAGCCCAACCCGCCGTGCCTCG ACTCTGAGGACAGCTCTGTGTCCGGGAAAGAGTCCAAG gaggtgaaggaggaggaggctggtaGCGAAGGCTACCCGGAAGAAGGGATAGAGCTGAAGGAGgagtgtggggagggggaggggccctATCTGTCCGAGGTGGAGCGGGCCGCCAGCGAGAGTGAAGACGGCTACGGGCCGCCCTCGCAGCGCTACACAGCGGACTCCTTGGCCAGCAGCCCGGCCTCGTCCTCCCAGCT GTCTACGTGCGGTGAGGACCAGGAGGCCGTGCAGGCCCAGAAGATCTGGAAGAAAGCCATCATGCTGGTGTGGAGAGCTGCAGCCAACCACAG GTATGCCAGCGTCTTCCTGCAGCCTGTGTCAGATGACATTGCGCCTGGTTACCATAGCATCGTACACAG ACCCATGGACCTGTCGGCCATTAAGAAGAACATCGAGTCCGGCGTGATCCGCACCACGGCCGAGTTCCAGCGCGACATCATGCTGATGTTCCAGAACGCCGTCATGTACAACTCGTCGGACCACGACGTGTACCACATGGCGCTAGAGATGCAACGCGACGTCCTGGAGCACGTGCAGCAGTTCCTGGCCACCCAGCTCATCATGCAGACCTCGGAGAGCGCCATCTCCGCCAAGAGCCTGCGCGGAAGGGAGGGAAACCGTAAGCCAGGAGAGGCGGCTGAGAAG GACAGTGTCCCAATGGCCTCTCctgctttccttctctctctctttgtaagTATTCAGGTTCTCCCTCAGATTTCACCAGAACCAGGCCACGCTACGCACACTCTCGcctcaaagcaaagaaacacacacacacacacgttgtaa
- the brd8b gene encoding bromodomain-containing protein 8 isoform X1, translating into MASGIGKHKIQNVGPTEPWSVREKLCLASSVMRSGDQNWVSVSRAIKPFSEPGRPADWFSQKHCASQYSELLEATEAPKRKRGEKGEVVETIEDVIVRRLTTERIEELKKLLRDTQEQYRKLKKEVDLIQTGHMDSQLKELWTEITLKKKQAEEEAEQKRKATETAFHARQAMKNTPKRHPSVTVRSPLGASPPSVDPPAESLVPATPMDTGGAASDDTPTTTTTSTTMTTPTTHSVAQGIAVFLPALDAPGPGPKDGGPAPQIDDSPQKRLLTQKSTPPPSPLLSELLKKGNLISASPRLVGEGDTVGSLTNGVQTATAATALPPGHAVICESEAAVKAELSEEAGLVEEDLVAVSYMGDELDLATVGDIIAIIEEKVDDSVEALDAAAVEAALSLCEEAVSEGHTLPGPWETQELKASDPEPALQDSDHSQEPQDEVAVSALIPAAVETQQQAETKGEHLKGNCDGPEVTGSDVTSPVASDDGATGSEVTEEGPAGKEAAEATVKIEGEEWSQPEPNPPCLDSEDSSVSGKESKEVKEEEAGSEGYPEEGIELKEECGEGEGPYLSEVERAASESEDGYGPPSQRYTADSLASSPASSSQLSTCGEDQEAVQAQKIWKKAIMLVWRAAANHRYASVFLQPVSDDIAPGYHSIVHRPMDLSAIKKNIESGVIRTTAEFQRDIMLMFQNAVMYNSSDHDVYHMALEMQRDVLEHVQQFLATQLIMQTSESAISAKSLRGREGNRKPGEAAEKDSVPMASPAFLLSLFVSIQVLPQISPEPGHATHTLASKQRNTHTHTL; encoded by the exons ATGGCGAGCGGTATCGGCA AACACAAGATCCAGAATGTGGGACCAACAGAGCCCTGGTCCGTCAGGGAGAAACTGTGCCTGGCCTCCTCTGTTATGAGGAGTGGCGACCAAAACTG GGTGTCTGTGAGTAGAGCCATCAAGCCCTTCTCGGAGCCCGGCCGTCCAGCGGACTGGTTCTCACAGAAG caCTGTGCCTCACAATACTccgagctgctggaggccaCAGAAGCACCCAA GCGTAAGCGGGGTGAGAAAGGTGAGGTCGTCGAAACCATTGAAGACGTCATTGTGCGTAGGCTGACCACAGAGAGGATAGAGGAACTCAAAAAACTACTGCGAGACACACAGGAGCAGTACAG GAAGTTGAAGAAAGAGGTGGATCTGATACAGACGGGTCACATGGACTCCCAGCTGAAGGAGCTGTGGACGGAGATCACACT AAAGAAGAAGCAGGCCGAGGAGGAAGCCGAACAGAAGAGGAAAGCCACAGAAACCGCGTTCCACG CTCGCCAGGCCATGAAAAACACACCCAAGCGTCACCCCAGTGTAACCGTACGTTCTCCGCTGGGTGCCAGCCCCCCCAGCGTGGACCCTCCGGCGGAGTCCTTGGTCCCCGCGACGCCCATGGATACTGGAGGTGCTGCCTCCGATgacacccccaccaccaccactacctCCACCACCATGACTACACCCACCACCCACTCGGTT GCCCAGGGGATCGCAGTCTTCCTGCCAGCGCTGGATGCTCCAGGCCCTGGGCCCAAAGATGGAGGCCCAGCCCCTCAAATAGATGATTCGCCACAGAAGAGGCTCTTAACCCAGAAGTCCACGCCGCCGCCctcccctctcctgtcggaACTGCTGAAGAAGGGCAACCTCATCTCGGCCAGCCCCCGCCTG GTCGGGGAGGGAGACACTGTTGGAAGCCTCACCAATGGAGTTCAGACAGCCACTGCAGCCACTGCCTTACCACCGGGCCACGCAGTCATCTGCG agagTGAAGCTGCAGTGAAGGCAGAGCTCAGTGAGGAGGCGGGGTTAGTAGAAGAGGACCTTGTGGCAGTGTCCTACATGGGAGATGAGTTGGACCTGGCGACAGTGGGGGACATCATTGCCATCATAGAGGAgaag GTCGACGACTCTGTTGAGGCCTTGGATGCAGCGGCGGTGGAAGCAGCTCTCTCCCTGTGCGAAGAGGCCGTCTCAGAAGGACACACCCTCCCCGGCCCCTGGGAGACCCAGGAGCTGAAGGCTTCGGACCCGGAACCCGCGCTGCAAGACTCCGACCACAGTCAGGAGCCTCAGGATGAGGTCGCCGTGTCCGCCCTGATCCCTGCAGCCGTAGAGACCCAGCAGCAAGCGGAAACCAAAGGAGAACATCTCAAGGGAAACTGTGATGGACCTGAAGTAACAGGAAGCGATGTCACCTCTCCGGTCGCGTCGGACGAtggtgcaacaggaagtgaggtcACGGAGGAGGGGCCGGCAGGGAAGGAGGCCGCTGAGGCGACGGTTAAGATTGAGGGGGAGGAGTGGAGCCAGCCGGAGCCCAACCCGCCGTGCCTCG ACTCTGAGGACAGCTCTGTGTCCGGGAAAGAGTCCAAG gaggtgaaggaggaggaggctggtaGCGAAGGCTACCCGGAAGAAGGGATAGAGCTGAAGGAGgagtgtggggagggggaggggccctATCTGTCCGAGGTGGAGCGGGCCGCCAGCGAGAGTGAAGACGGCTACGGGCCGCCCTCGCAGCGCTACACAGCGGACTCCTTGGCCAGCAGCCCGGCCTCGTCCTCCCAGCT GTCTACGTGCGGTGAGGACCAGGAGGCCGTGCAGGCCCAGAAGATCTGGAAGAAAGCCATCATGCTGGTGTGGAGAGCTGCAGCCAACCACAG GTATGCCAGCGTCTTCCTGCAGCCTGTGTCAGATGACATTGCGCCTGGTTACCATAGCATCGTACACAG ACCCATGGACCTGTCGGCCATTAAGAAGAACATCGAGTCCGGCGTGATCCGCACCACGGCCGAGTTCCAGCGCGACATCATGCTGATGTTCCAGAACGCCGTCATGTACAACTCGTCGGACCACGACGTGTACCACATGGCGCTAGAGATGCAACGCGACGTCCTGGAGCACGTGCAGCAGTTCCTGGCCACCCAGCTCATCATGCAGACCTCGGAGAGCGCCATCTCCGCCAAGAGCCTGCGCGGAAGGGAGGGAAACCGTAAGCCAGGAGAGGCGGCTGAGAAG GACAGTGTCCCAATGGCCTCTCctgctttccttctctctctctttgtaagTATTCAGGTTCTCCCTCAGATTTCACCAGAACCAGGCCACGCTACGCACACTCTCGcctcaaagcaaagaaacacacacacacacacgttgtaa
- the brd8b gene encoding bromodomain-containing protein 8 isoform X5: MASGIGKHKIQNVGPTEPWSVREKLCLASSVMRSGDQNWVSVSRAIKPFSEPGRPADWFSQKHCASQYSELLEATEAPKRKRGEKGEVVETIEDVIVRRLTTERIEELKKLLRDTQEQYRKLKKEVDLIQTGHMDSQLKELWTEITLKKKQAEEEAEQKRKATETAFHARQAMKNTPKRHPSVTVRSPLGASPPSVDPPAESLVPATPMDTGGAASDDTPTTTTTSTTMTTPTTHSVAQGIAVFLPALDAPGPGPKDGGPAPQIDDSPQKRLLTQKSTPPPSPLLSELLKKGNLISASPRLVGEGDTVGSLTNGVQTATAATALPPGHAVICESEAAVKAELSEEAGLVEEDLVAVSYMGDELDLATVGDIIAIIEEKVDDSVEALDAAAVEAALSLCEEAVSEGHTLPGPWETQELKASDPEPALQDSDHSQEPQDEVAVSALIPAAVETQQQAETKGEHLKGNCDGPEVTGSDVTSPVASDDGATGSEVTEEGPAGKEAAEATVKIEGEEWSQPEPNPPCLDSEDSSVSGKESKEVKEEEAGSEGYPEEGIELKEECGEGEGPYLSEVERAASESEDGYGPPSQRYTADSLASSPASSSQLSTCGEDQEAVQAQKIWKKAIMLVWRAAANHRYASVFLQPVSDDIAPGYHSIVHRPMDLSAIKKNIESGVIRTTAEFQRDIMLMFQNAVMYNSSDHDVYHMALEMQRDVLEHVQQFLATQLIMQTSESAISAKSLRGREGNRKPGEAAEKDGGTRGRRSAMEADLKMKK; encoded by the exons ATGGCGAGCGGTATCGGCA AACACAAGATCCAGAATGTGGGACCAACAGAGCCCTGGTCCGTCAGGGAGAAACTGTGCCTGGCCTCCTCTGTTATGAGGAGTGGCGACCAAAACTG GGTGTCTGTGAGTAGAGCCATCAAGCCCTTCTCGGAGCCCGGCCGTCCAGCGGACTGGTTCTCACAGAAG caCTGTGCCTCACAATACTccgagctgctggaggccaCAGAAGCACCCAA GCGTAAGCGGGGTGAGAAAGGTGAGGTCGTCGAAACCATTGAAGACGTCATTGTGCGTAGGCTGACCACAGAGAGGATAGAGGAACTCAAAAAACTACTGCGAGACACACAGGAGCAGTACAG GAAGTTGAAGAAAGAGGTGGATCTGATACAGACGGGTCACATGGACTCCCAGCTGAAGGAGCTGTGGACGGAGATCACACT AAAGAAGAAGCAGGCCGAGGAGGAAGCCGAACAGAAGAGGAAAGCCACAGAAACCGCGTTCCACG CTCGCCAGGCCATGAAAAACACACCCAAGCGTCACCCCAGTGTAACCGTACGTTCTCCGCTGGGTGCCAGCCCCCCCAGCGTGGACCCTCCGGCGGAGTCCTTGGTCCCCGCGACGCCCATGGATACTGGAGGTGCTGCCTCCGATgacacccccaccaccaccactacctCCACCACCATGACTACACCCACCACCCACTCGGTT GCCCAGGGGATCGCAGTCTTCCTGCCAGCGCTGGATGCTCCAGGCCCTGGGCCCAAAGATGGAGGCCCAGCCCCTCAAATAGATGATTCGCCACAGAAGAGGCTCTTAACCCAGAAGTCCACGCCGCCGCCctcccctctcctgtcggaACTGCTGAAGAAGGGCAACCTCATCTCGGCCAGCCCCCGCCTG GTCGGGGAGGGAGACACTGTTGGAAGCCTCACCAATGGAGTTCAGACAGCCACTGCAGCCACTGCCTTACCACCGGGCCACGCAGTCATCTGCG agagTGAAGCTGCAGTGAAGGCAGAGCTCAGTGAGGAGGCGGGGTTAGTAGAAGAGGACCTTGTGGCAGTGTCCTACATGGGAGATGAGTTGGACCTGGCGACAGTGGGGGACATCATTGCCATCATAGAGGAgaag GTCGACGACTCTGTTGAGGCCTTGGATGCAGCGGCGGTGGAAGCAGCTCTCTCCCTGTGCGAAGAGGCCGTCTCAGAAGGACACACCCTCCCCGGCCCCTGGGAGACCCAGGAGCTGAAGGCTTCGGACCCGGAACCCGCGCTGCAAGACTCCGACCACAGTCAGGAGCCTCAGGATGAGGTCGCCGTGTCCGCCCTGATCCCTGCAGCCGTAGAGACCCAGCAGCAAGCGGAAACCAAAGGAGAACATCTCAAGGGAAACTGTGATGGACCTGAAGTAACAGGAAGCGATGTCACCTCTCCGGTCGCGTCGGACGAtggtgcaacaggaagtgaggtcACGGAGGAGGGGCCGGCAGGGAAGGAGGCCGCTGAGGCGACGGTTAAGATTGAGGGGGAGGAGTGGAGCCAGCCGGAGCCCAACCCGCCGTGCCTCG ACTCTGAGGACAGCTCTGTGTCCGGGAAAGAGTCCAAG gaggtgaaggaggaggaggctggtaGCGAAGGCTACCCGGAAGAAGGGATAGAGCTGAAGGAGgagtgtggggagggggaggggccctATCTGTCCGAGGTGGAGCGGGCCGCCAGCGAGAGTGAAGACGGCTACGGGCCGCCCTCGCAGCGCTACACAGCGGACTCCTTGGCCAGCAGCCCGGCCTCGTCCTCCCAGCT GTCTACGTGCGGTGAGGACCAGGAGGCCGTGCAGGCCCAGAAGATCTGGAAGAAAGCCATCATGCTGGTGTGGAGAGCTGCAGCCAACCACAG GTATGCCAGCGTCTTCCTGCAGCCTGTGTCAGATGACATTGCGCCTGGTTACCATAGCATCGTACACAG ACCCATGGACCTGTCGGCCATTAAGAAGAACATCGAGTCCGGCGTGATCCGCACCACGGCCGAGTTCCAGCGCGACATCATGCTGATGTTCCAGAACGCCGTCATGTACAACTCGTCGGACCACGACGTGTACCACATGGCGCTAGAGATGCAACGCGACGTCCTGGAGCACGTGCAGCAGTTCCTGGCCACCCAGCTCATCATGCAGACCTCGGAGAGCGCCATCTCCGCCAAGAGCCTGCGCGGAAGGGAGGGAAACCGTAAGCCAGGAGAGGCGGCTGAGAAG GACGGAGGCACTAGGGGTCGCCGTAGTGCCATGGAGGCTGAcctcaaaatgaagaaataa
- the brd8b gene encoding bromodomain-containing protein 8 isoform X4 translates to MASGIGKHKIQNVGPTEPWSVREKLCLASSVMRSGDQNWVSVSRAIKPFSEPGRPADWFSQKHCASQYSELLEATEAPKRKRGEKGEVVETIEDVIVRRLTTERIEELKKLLRDTQEQYRKLKKEVDLIQTGHMDSQLKELWTEITLKKKQAEEEAEQKRKATETAFHARQAMKNTPKRHPSVTVRSPLGASPPSVDPPAESLVPATPMDTGGAASDDTPTTTTTSTTMTTPTTHSAQGIAVFLPALDAPGPGPKDGGPAPQIDDSPQKRLLTQKSTPPPSPLLSELLKKGNLISASPRLVGEGDTVGSLTNGVQTATAATALPPGHAVICESEAAVKAELSEEAGLVEEDLVAVSYMGDELDLATVGDIIAIIEEKVDDSVEALDAAAVEAALSLCEEAVSEGHTLPGPWETQELKASDPEPALQDSDHSQEPQDEVAVSALIPAAVETQQQAETKGEHLKGNCDGPEVTGSDVTSPVASDDGATGSEVTEEGPAGKEAAEATVKIEGEEWSQPEPNPPCLDSEDSSVSGKESKEVKEEEAGSEGYPEEGIELKEECGEGEGPYLSEVERAASESEDGYGPPSQRYTADSLASSPASSSQLSTCGEDQEAVQAQKIWKKAIMLVWRAAANHRYASVFLQPVSDDIAPGYHSIVHRPMDLSAIKKNIESGVIRTTAEFQRDIMLMFQNAVMYNSSDHDVYHMALEMQRDVLEHVQQFLATQLIMQTSESAISAKSLRGREGNRKPGEAAEKDSVPMASPAFLLSLFDGGTRGRRSAMEADLKMKK, encoded by the exons ATGGCGAGCGGTATCGGCA AACACAAGATCCAGAATGTGGGACCAACAGAGCCCTGGTCCGTCAGGGAGAAACTGTGCCTGGCCTCCTCTGTTATGAGGAGTGGCGACCAAAACTG GGTGTCTGTGAGTAGAGCCATCAAGCCCTTCTCGGAGCCCGGCCGTCCAGCGGACTGGTTCTCACAGAAG caCTGTGCCTCACAATACTccgagctgctggaggccaCAGAAGCACCCAA GCGTAAGCGGGGTGAGAAAGGTGAGGTCGTCGAAACCATTGAAGACGTCATTGTGCGTAGGCTGACCACAGAGAGGATAGAGGAACTCAAAAAACTACTGCGAGACACACAGGAGCAGTACAG GAAGTTGAAGAAAGAGGTGGATCTGATACAGACGGGTCACATGGACTCCCAGCTGAAGGAGCTGTGGACGGAGATCACACT AAAGAAGAAGCAGGCCGAGGAGGAAGCCGAACAGAAGAGGAAAGCCACAGAAACCGCGTTCCACG CTCGCCAGGCCATGAAAAACACACCCAAGCGTCACCCCAGTGTAACCGTACGTTCTCCGCTGGGTGCCAGCCCCCCCAGCGTGGACCCTCCGGCGGAGTCCTTGGTCCCCGCGACGCCCATGGATACTGGAGGTGCTGCCTCCGATgacacccccaccaccaccactacctCCACCACCATGACTACACCCACCACCCACTCG GCCCAGGGGATCGCAGTCTTCCTGCCAGCGCTGGATGCTCCAGGCCCTGGGCCCAAAGATGGAGGCCCAGCCCCTCAAATAGATGATTCGCCACAGAAGAGGCTCTTAACCCAGAAGTCCACGCCGCCGCCctcccctctcctgtcggaACTGCTGAAGAAGGGCAACCTCATCTCGGCCAGCCCCCGCCTG GTCGGGGAGGGAGACACTGTTGGAAGCCTCACCAATGGAGTTCAGACAGCCACTGCAGCCACTGCCTTACCACCGGGCCACGCAGTCATCTGCG agagTGAAGCTGCAGTGAAGGCAGAGCTCAGTGAGGAGGCGGGGTTAGTAGAAGAGGACCTTGTGGCAGTGTCCTACATGGGAGATGAGTTGGACCTGGCGACAGTGGGGGACATCATTGCCATCATAGAGGAgaag GTCGACGACTCTGTTGAGGCCTTGGATGCAGCGGCGGTGGAAGCAGCTCTCTCCCTGTGCGAAGAGGCCGTCTCAGAAGGACACACCCTCCCCGGCCCCTGGGAGACCCAGGAGCTGAAGGCTTCGGACCCGGAACCCGCGCTGCAAGACTCCGACCACAGTCAGGAGCCTCAGGATGAGGTCGCCGTGTCCGCCCTGATCCCTGCAGCCGTAGAGACCCAGCAGCAAGCGGAAACCAAAGGAGAACATCTCAAGGGAAACTGTGATGGACCTGAAGTAACAGGAAGCGATGTCACCTCTCCGGTCGCGTCGGACGAtggtgcaacaggaagtgaggtcACGGAGGAGGGGCCGGCAGGGAAGGAGGCCGCTGAGGCGACGGTTAAGATTGAGGGGGAGGAGTGGAGCCAGCCGGAGCCCAACCCGCCGTGCCTCG ACTCTGAGGACAGCTCTGTGTCCGGGAAAGAGTCCAAG gaggtgaaggaggaggaggctggtaGCGAAGGCTACCCGGAAGAAGGGATAGAGCTGAAGGAGgagtgtggggagggggaggggccctATCTGTCCGAGGTGGAGCGGGCCGCCAGCGAGAGTGAAGACGGCTACGGGCCGCCCTCGCAGCGCTACACAGCGGACTCCTTGGCCAGCAGCCCGGCCTCGTCCTCCCAGCT GTCTACGTGCGGTGAGGACCAGGAGGCCGTGCAGGCCCAGAAGATCTGGAAGAAAGCCATCATGCTGGTGTGGAGAGCTGCAGCCAACCACAG GTATGCCAGCGTCTTCCTGCAGCCTGTGTCAGATGACATTGCGCCTGGTTACCATAGCATCGTACACAG ACCCATGGACCTGTCGGCCATTAAGAAGAACATCGAGTCCGGCGTGATCCGCACCACGGCCGAGTTCCAGCGCGACATCATGCTGATGTTCCAGAACGCCGTCATGTACAACTCGTCGGACCACGACGTGTACCACATGGCGCTAGAGATGCAACGCGACGTCCTGGAGCACGTGCAGCAGTTCCTGGCCACCCAGCTCATCATGCAGACCTCGGAGAGCGCCATCTCCGCCAAGAGCCTGCGCGGAAGGGAGGGAAACCGTAAGCCAGGAGAGGCGGCTGAGAAG GACAGTGTCCCAATGGCCTCTCctgctttccttctctctctcttt GACGGAGGCACTAGGGGTCGCCGTAGTGCCATGGAGGCTGAcctcaaaatgaagaaataa